Proteins encoded by one window of Dioscorea cayenensis subsp. rotundata cultivar TDr96_F1 chromosome 20, TDr96_F1_v2_PseudoChromosome.rev07_lg8_w22 25.fasta, whole genome shotgun sequence:
- the LOC120251350 gene encoding uncharacterized protein LOC120251350 produces the protein MALNYAADDSSISAARGSLSSKTPEDAKILIENMASNECHWSTREKNPLKAAGIYEINDNTALAAKVEALTKRFDQFVLGTSSNTGAVLSCETCGAGHAIVQCPISIASDAPVETVDYVGGAPRGPWNPYGNTYNPGWRNHPNFSWGQQQQHRPPQPQGLPPQPLQQPEKKFTTEDVLARFMINTEAKFVNINNQFAEVGQLARANLERPPGSLPSNTENNPREHLKAITLRSGKQVEARAEEGSSTKHNGVAAREDPKPSESELEGVKEKQDEGAIQLPTPRIPEYKLVIPYLTRLRQDKDEAQFKKFLNVFKQLHINIPLVEALTQMPKYAKFMKDLLTNKRKLEELEIVALPWNCSAMIQRKLPEKLTDPGSFIIPCVIGEGMQEKALADSRVSINVMPYKLFLKLGLEDMRPTRMTIQLADHSIKKPRGVVEDVLVRVDKLIIPVDFIILDVDDDVEVPLILGRPFLNTAGALIDVKGGKMTLRVGDEEVILTLPVTMKHNLDHDDPSTFLMKARYDYSRLCAGGLGN, from the exons ATGGCTCTGAATTATGCAGCAGACGACTCATCGATCTCTGCGGCGAGGGGGTCATTGAGTAGTAAAACCCCTGAGGATGCTAAAAtcttgattgaaaacatggcaaGTAATGAGTGTCATTGGTCTACTAGGGAAAAAAACCCCCTAAAGGCAGCTggaatttatgagataaatgaCAACACTGCGCTAGCCGCCAAGGTTGAGGCCCTAACAAAGAGATTCGATCAGTTTGTGTTGGGTACGAGCTCAAATACTGGTGCAGTTTTGTCTTGCGAGACTTGTGGGGCCGGGCATGCTATTGTTCAGTGCCCAATTTCAATAGCCTCAGATGCCCCAGTTGagacagttgattatgttggaGGAGCTCCCAGAGGCCCGTGGAATCCTTATGGAAACACatataatccggggtggaggaatcacccaaatttttcttgggGTCAACAACAGCAACATCGGCCCCCGCAGCCACAGGGACTTCCACCTCAACCTCTTCAACAGCCCGAGAAGAAGTTCACCACTGAAGATGTGTTAGCAAGGTTTATGATCAATACCGAGgcaaaatttgtgaacatcaaCAACCAATTCGCTGAA GTGGGGCAACTTGCTAGGGCAAACTTAGAGCGACCGCCGGGTAGCTTACCTAGTAACACTGAAAATAATCCAAGGGAGCATTTGAAAGCCATCACTCTCAGGAGCGGGAAGCAGGTTGAAGCACGAGCCGAGGAGGGCTCAAGCACTAAACATAATGGGGTAGCCGCACGGGAAGACCCTAAGCCATCTGAGAGTGAACTTGAAGGGGTAaaggaaaaacaagatgaaggaGCCATTCAACTACCAACACCAAGGATACCCGAGTACAAGCTGGTGATCCCCTATCTGACTAGGCTGAGGCAAGATAAGGACGAggctcaattcaagaaattcctcaatgtattcaagcagttgcacataaaTATCCCTCTTGTTGAAGCGTTAACTCAgatgcccaagtatgcaaagtttatgAAAGACCTGCTGactaataagagaaaattggaggaattaGAAATAGTTGCACTACCATGGAACTGCTCTGCAATGATTCAGAGGAAGCTCCCTGAGAAATTGACTGATCCCGggagtttcattattccatgtgtgATTGGGGAAGGCATGCAAGAGAAAGCCTTAGCAGACTCTAGGGTTAGCATCAATGTAATGCCTTACAAGCTGTTTTTAAAATTGGGATTAGAAGACATGAGGCCCACAAGGATGACGATACAACTTGCAGATCATTCTATCAAGAAGCCCCGTGGTGTTGTTGAGGATGTGCTAGTTAGAGTAGACAAGCTCATTATCCCTGTGGATTTCATTAttcttgatgtggatgatgatgttgaagtcccATTGATCCTCGGGCGACCGTTTCTTAACACCGCCGGTGCCCTCATTGATGTAAAAGGGGGAAAAATGACATTGAGAgtgggggatgaggaagtcattcTCACTCTTCCCGTGACCATGAAACACAACTTGGACCACGACGATCCCTCTACTTTCTTGATGAAAGCCCGATATGATTATTCTCGATTGTGTGCGGGAGGTCTTGGCAATTAA